The DNA segment ACCAGACTTTTAATCCAAGAATCTAATCTGACCATTATGGGTATACCGTACATAATTCGTTATCATGTCATGTTCAAAATATGCCTGCTACATTCATTGATCAAGTGGCAATAAGCTATCCATACAGAGTTATGATAAAAGGTGTTACAGTCAAACATACACTCCGGACATAAATGTATTATGCTTTAAGGCTCAAACAAGGAGATCTAAATGGTTCTCTACTGCAGACAAACAGAATCCTCAAAACCCTGCATGACCCCGACAAGTTAGTACTTAATATTATAGTGAGATGAAATTGAAGGCCCACTActaaagctagcaataactttcaaaTTTTAAAAGATTAGATGTGATATTCATGGTATGGTACATACAACAGAACTTTGAATTATTTGGCCAGAATAGCAAATGAGTTAGGAAAAGCAATAATTCACATAAACTAATGTGCCTATTAACATTAGAAAAAAAATTGTATAAACTGCAaacaatttcaaaaaaaaaaaatctgaattttAGTTGGGAGATCTATTCGATAAAGGAAATGTAAAAAAGGATGACCTTACGCTAGGTCGCAAGCAAAACTGCAGAACGTTAACTTAAATCCATCACTTGAATTATCTCAAAATGCATTTGCAAACTGGGCAGATTATTGGCAAAATAGAATCTTTCGGTTGCCTGCAGTTTTCCTTCACATCTATGAGCTTCATCTTTAAGCAATTGCAGCATAATATCTTTCTCCTTACGAATCCATGGCCTGTGACGGTCAAACCACTGCCTTGGAGTACCATGAAGAACAAAACGAACACTAGCATTGTGAACCAATAAAAGCTCAGCAACCTTCTTAATAACAGTCCGATCAGTCAAATATGCTCCAGCACTATTCAATCCGACATCAACATAATGGAACTCAGAGATGCTGAACAACAGATCATCCTCGGTTATGGGATAGAGGTGATCTTGCCTCCTATCAAATATCTGGGGTGAAGCCTTCAAGTGAGCAAATTCAGTCACAAGCTGGTTGACCACAGTCCCACCTTTGCTGAAACCCAGAATTATTGTTTTAGGGAAAGGGGTTGGCAACAACGTAGGTGCATCTACATTTCCTTTTGTTTGTTCCACCAGGTTGCTTGATGTCAAGCTTAGCACCTGCTAATCAACAAGAGAAAACAAAGGACAAAAATATGCATGTTGCCACCATATGAATTGTtaacaattttttttccttttcttttactgTAAGAAGATGGAAATTCATACCAAATCGGTAGGACAAAAGAAAACGGTACTCATTTTTAACTGTGTTATTTTCATATATGGACTTCAATATCAATGAGTTTCAGAATTGAACACTTTACGAATACAGACTGAAAAAATTAATTCAGAAAAAGCTAAATCCCTTAATATAAGAAAGACAATAATTTCTTAATACTATACCTTTCTTGCAGCACCTTCGTGGAGAATGTAAAGGAAATAGATAAGTAAAAGTGTCAGACGAGAATAGTCAATTTTCATAGGCGGACATTCCAGTTCCAGGATCTTTTCAAGCCAGCACCAGCAATTCGAACTCCCCTACTTCAAAGGCTTCTTCTTAAAAGCACCTTCCAGCAATTTATTGCATAATTCAATCCAAATCTAGGGATTCAGTAATTTTCTTGACCACTAtttttctacttggtattttgggCAAGCTAATATAGGTATTGAAGAAAAAGGGAGAAAGACTATTGAAGCTCTTCATTTTCAGTTTAAATAACTAACAGAGGTTTGATATTTTGAGAAAAAAGGATGCATGAAGACTTCTGATGAAGTTACAGTTTATGACTATTTTCATACTCCTCATTTAAGAGTAATTTCTCAATGCATTGTACTAAATACACATGATAAATCTTTAATGACTGCAATTGTTCTGCCTCTCCAAGAAAACTAGTTGGTCATTATTAATTTTGTATATTTCTAACTAGTAAATGCTAAAGACCCCAAGCTATGTAGAAGATTTATCACTTAATTTTTTTCAACATCACAGCTTAAAGGAGATTACTATTTGCAGCCCCTTTTTTACTATTTACAAccccattttaattttttttaaaagttcTAAACTACTCATGGCGTTGACAAGAAGCAACGTCGACAGCGAAAATGACATAAGAGGTTGTGGGGAAGAAAAAAGGAGTAAAATCGGTAATATTACGATTGTAAatagtataataatattttattatttattaatgggTTCCCAAAAGTAATGGCTTGTCAATAGTAAAAAATGGGCTAGTAAGCTTCCagcttaaattaaaaaaataagaaaccAAGGGTGGAAACACTTAAACTTACAGCATGCCGAAGGCTTAACATCTGTGTTCTTAAACCACTTAATATATTGGTTGGATTTTCCACGAAAGTGCAACAAAATGAGTCAACCAATCTCTGATTAAAAACTAGATCACTGAATATTTTGCATATAGGAGATAGGTCTAACCAGATATTATCCATCAAATTAACAAATTTTGACTTAATTCACTGATGCTAGCATGAATGTATCTAAAGCATCTGCACAGAAATAGGGGATGAAATTTGGACTGGGTTCAACACAAACCTTGTCGACCTAAACTGATCACTAAACGTGATTGGAATTCTTGGAAAACCTCAACCAAACCCCAACTTGGATTGGGTTCGTTTTTATCAAAAAGCCCAATGCAAGACCAATCTGAATACGAGCTAACTCAACATGTCCTGAACCCAACAGTACACAATTCAAACTTTTTTCTCAAGATCAGCTTTAGTTGATTAAGGTTAATAAATTTAGGTGTTGGGTTAGGTCAGGATTTACCTTTAGCCTGATTGAACACACCCAGGCTGCATTTCTAAGCAGAAACAGGGAGAAAATACAAAACCTATCATCATGCTATATTTTCTAGTAAAAGCGATCTCTGATGACTGCCTCAGCTCTAGCGTCGATGCTTATGCAGGCAGCAAATGGCAGAGAGTTAAAGTGGTTTCACGCCAAAATTGCAATGTTACAAAAGGGCACACCCTCATTCAGATAGCTATAGGCCCTAGGGATGGTATGGAATGACCACTCTGAGAGCATATATTGGTAAAGGGTCATCCTACTAGGATGGTTTGGTAtgaacacttgtggatttatgatgtggttattgtTTTGGTGAGTTAGCTTTAGATCTTAtaattcatcgagtgatgtggtgtatgattataaactgcacaggttttatggattgtTAGATGTTTGAATGTATTTAGTATCCTCAATTGTTAGTCAGGATCCTGGATTTTGGATTGTtaagaaattttaatattatcaatttaagaCAGTTTCACACCTCTTGATTTAAACTAAatagaacaaaaaagaaaaacacgGGCATATCAGTATGATATCCAGATCCCTGGAGTCCGAGCCTAAAATAGGATAACAGTTAGGCACAAAATGCCAAACATAAACTATAATTCATATGCAAGCAGTAATATATCATATGTTTCAGATACTATCCAAAACACTTTAATAAACACGCACAAGTTATTTCCCCTTATACCAGGAGTACAGACAGAAATATTTCTTGACCTCATAAAAAACTCAAGCCAACTAAATCATAGCAGTTTTGTATTCTAGTCTAACCAACAACAAATATACTGGCATAAAAAGGGGCAAGACTAAATCTATATCTTAAAAGATCAGAAAAATGAATAAAGCGAAGTCAGACAACAAGCTAAAAGTACTGCATAAACAACATAAATGGAGATCATTGAGATGAAAATCCCTGAATGCATACAATAAGTATTCTGGAAACTATGTTAAGCATTATCTGAAGCTTCTGAATGAAAgttaaataagaaatatttgcagGGAACATAAAGAGACACTTTTAGCCTTTTCCCTGATGTATTGACACTTGATGCAATACCTACTCCATAATGATTCCATTTAGACATGCAAAAACTTTCATATACAGAAATACAAGTTCACTATGATTAATCAATCAATTTTACTAAAGGTTAGATCACCAAAAAAATCAACTAAAATTGATTTTTTACCAAAGCAAACAATTTTATTTACCATCAAATGTACAATCTCATAGTTTACATATATGTACATTGAGCTCAAATAGAAACACTCCCTTCACGTACACTAAAGAAGTATTCTCTCCATACAAGGGCATATTCCATTATTTTAACAATTCACTTTCTGAACACTATCCACAGCCTCTGATGATAAAATTTAGCACTAACAGCCTCCTTAATCCTCAAAGTCATCTCCTCCTTGGACTCCATCTGTTTCTGTAAATTCTGACACTTCTTTCAGCCCATAAGTGATGTAACAACAGCTGCTTTTAaggcttttataaaattattaatcaatGTTTTACCTTTACAGAAATCATAAAACCACCTCACCTTCTCTAGACCGTTGCGCTGTTGTTTATCTTGGCAAACATATAACAAACCAGTTGTCCTGTcactgaaagagtaaaaaatagtGCCACAGGCAAAACACAGCTCAACTGTTGCAGAATACCCCTCTGGACTAGCCTATCTCTGACCTACAACTTCGATTGCTGGATGACGTAGTTAAGGATCCATCGGACAATATCGTAATTAGAGCAAAAGGTAATACAAGCAGCAAATATCAGAGAGGAAGAGGTGATACAGCAACATTGCAAGGCAGCAGCACCAGAAACAGATCAATATAAGAAGTGGAGAATGGCAGCAGTATCAGTGACAGATCAAGATAAAAAAGGAGGATGGTAGCAGCTCAACagaaatagaaaaaagaagagaagagaaaacaGAAAAAGTATTTGTGGGCAGATAAATAAGGGGAAGATTGATTCAAACAacacaaaacaaataaaaaagaagacaagGACTTAGCTTTGACGAGTAACAATGACCACCCCTTTCCCTGTTTTCTTGGCATTGGTATAATTATTCTATCAGAAAGCAATCTAcaaattataaagaaaaaaacaaCTGAAAGGTAGGACTCCTACAACTAAAACTTCTGAGGCATATGCCTACAACAAGCCTTATAAAGTATATTATACACCACAGTTGCAGGATGCCTTGAGGGGCAAAATCCTTGTCAATGCTCCTCGAATGCCAACGAGAACTCCCATAATAACATCTAAAAGTGATGCCAACTACACCTTGTTTTCCTGTTACTGAAGTGACCTCACACCAAAAGAATGGCATCTGTCAGCCTAGCTTTACCTTATTGTGAGAGCTAAAAGATTACTTGCTTCCACCATAATGAATTTATTACTCTACACTACTTGCTTCCACCATAATGAATTTATTACTCTACACTCTATAAAAATAAGGTACAATTGCATCAAATATGTGACAATGacatgaaaatataaaatcaaatcaaGCCACCTTTGGAAGAATATTCTAAAAACAAAATTGAAACTAATTCTTACCTGTTCAAAACACCTGGATAAGATTGCAACAATTGCAGACGAAGCTGGAAATCCATTAGGGTCATACCGTTTTGGATCACCTCGAGAAGTCAATGATGGTATGAACTCCTTGTATACGGCAAAAGGTCCATTAAATGTAGAAGCCTCCACCACCCAAACATTGGCTGAACACCCCAGTTTTGACACAAGCAATTCAGATATATTCCTTGAATCTGATAACCTCTCAATCACAGAATTCCCAGTTCCTTGGACCTTATCACCGTTAAATAAGATGGCATTCACAGAAGGCATCTGTTCCCAATGGCAAAAGTAAAAAACAAAGGGAAAAATCAGGGGTCTCAGGATCTGGAAACTGGAAGATCTATGGATAGAGATATTACCAAAAGGGTTCTGGAGGATGGTGAGAACATGAGTGAAGCAGCAACCTTTAAACAGGAGCCAGCTTTGGTCGGATTGAGGGAGACCTTAAAACATCCGGTCCACCGATCCATTGGTTGAGAAACCAACGGTGACAGCTTTGAGCAAGCCAGGTGGCGATAAGACctaataatttaaaagatgaaAGATGCAGAGATGATAATAACATCGGAAACTGGAAACAAGGAATAAAGAAAAA comes from the Musa acuminata AAA Group cultivar baxijiao chromosome BXJ2-8, Cavendish_Baxijiao_AAA, whole genome shotgun sequence genome and includes:
- the LOC135619217 gene encoding uncharacterized protein LOC135619217 isoform X1, whose translation is MQLKIVGHRIDFSETIMSLRGRIRVVFDTSFLRSYRHLACSKLSPLVSQPMDRWTGCFKVSLNPTKAGSCLKVAASLMFSPSSRTLLMPSVNAILFNGDKVQGTGNSVIERLSDSRNISELLVSKLGCSANVWVVEASTFNGPFAVYKEFIPSLTSRGDPKRYDPNGFPASSAIVAILSRCFEQVLSLTSSNLVEQTKGNVDAPTLLPTPFPKTIILGFSKGGTVVNQLVTEFAHLKASPQIFDRRQDHLYPITEDDLLFSISEFHYVDVGLNSAGAYLTDRTVIKKVAELLLVHNASVRFVLHGTPRQWFDRHRPWIRKEKDIMLQLLKDEAHRCEGKLQATERFYFANNLPSLQMHFEIIQVMDLS
- the LOC135619217 gene encoding uncharacterized protein LOC135619217 isoform X2, which gives rise to MDRWTGCFKVSLNPTKAGSCLKVAASLMFSPSSRTLLMPSVNAILFNGDKVQGTGNSVIERLSDSRNISELLVSKLGCSANVWVVEASTFNGPFAVYKEFIPSLTSRGDPKRYDPNGFPASSAIVAILSRCFEQVLSLTSSNLVEQTKGNVDAPTLLPTPFPKTIILGFSKGGTVVNQLVTEFAHLKASPQIFDRRQDHLYPITEDDLLFSISEFHYVDVGLNSAGAYLTDRTVIKKVAELLLVHNASVRFVLHGTPRQWFDRHRPWIRKEKDIMLQLLKDEAHRCEGKLQATERFYFANNLPSLQMHFEIIQVMDLS